Genomic segment of Streptomyces zhihengii:
ATGACCCGGCCCGGGTGCACGTTCGCGACCCACCACTCCGGGGAACCCTTACCGGAACCCATGCGGGTCTCGGCGGGCTTCTTCGTCAGCGGACGGTCCGGGTAGATGTTGATCCAGACCTTGCCGCCACGCTTGATGTGGCGGGTCATCGCGATACGAGCCGCCTCGATCTGGCGGTTGGTCACGTACGCCGGAGTCATGGCCTGAATGCCGTACTCGCCGAACGCGACCGTCGTACCACCCTTGGCCATACCGCGGCGCTTGGGGTGGTGCTGCTTGCGGTGCTTGACCCTACGGGGGATCAGCATGTCGGTCAGGCCTCCGTTCCGGTGCTCTCAGCAGCCGGAGCGGCGGGAGCGTCGGCCTTGGGGGCCTCGGCTGCCTGAGCCTGCTGCGGCTTGCGACCGCGGCCGCCACGCTCGCCACCACGGCCACCGCGACCGGCCGGGCGGTCGGCGCCGCCACGGGCCGGGCGGTTGCCCGCACGGGCAGCAGCGTTCTCGGCGCGGACCTCGGCGATGTTCTTGACGTCGCCCTTGTAGATCCAGACCTTCACGCCGATGCGGCCGAAGGTCGTCTTGGCCTCGAAGAAGCCGTACTCGACGTTCGCGCGGAGCGTGTGCAGCGGCACACGGCCCTCGCGGTAGAACTCCGAGCGGGACATCTCGGCGCCGCCGAGACGGCCGCCACACTGGATCTTGATGCCCTTGGCGCCGGCCTTCATCGCCGACTGCATGCTCTTGCGCATGGCACGGCGGAAGGAGACGCGGGAGGACAGCTGCTCGGCAACGGCCTGGGCCACGAGCTGAGCGTCGACCTCGGGGTTCTTGACCTCGAGGATGTTCAGCTGGACCTGCTTGCCCGTGAGCTTCTCGAGGTCTCCGCGGATGCGGTCGGCCTCGGCGCCACGGCGGCCGATGACGATGCCGGGACGCGCGGTGTGGATGTCCACCCGCACGCGGTCACGGGTGCGCTCGATCTCAACCTTCGAGATGCCGGCGCGCTCCATGCCGGACGTCATCATCCGACGGATGGCGACGTCTTCCTTGACGTAGTCCTTGTACAGCTTGTCGGCGTACCAGCGGGACTTGAAGTCCGTGGTGATACCGAGCCGGAACCCGTGCGGGTTTACCTTCTGGCCCATTACCGGGTTCCTTCCTTGCTGCTGACGACCACGGTGATGTGGCTGGTCCGCTTACGGATCCGGTAGGCACGGCCCTGGGCACGCGGACGGAACCGCTTCAGGGTCGGGCCCTCATCCACGTACGCCTCGCTGATGACCAGCGAAGAGGCGTCGGTGTGGTCGTAGTTGTGCGCGGCGTTGGCAATGGCGCTGTCCAGCACCTTGCCAACCGGCACGCTCGCGGCCTGCGGGGCGAAACGCAGGACCGCCTGAGCCTCCGTGGCATCCATGCCACGGATGAGGTCCACCACGCGGCGGGCCTTCATGGGCGTGACGCGGATGTACCGCGCCTGGGCCCTGGCTTCCATGGTTGTCCCTTCGGTGTAAGTCATAGTCGTTCCACCCCGCTTTAGCGGCGCTTCGACTTCCGGTCGTCCTTGACGTGGCCGCGGAAGGTGCGAGTCGGCGAGAACTCGCCGAGCTTGTGGCCGACCATGGACTCGGTGACGAACACCGGGACATGGATCTTGCCGTTGTGCACCGCGATCGTGTGGCCGAGCATGGCCGGGATGATCATCGAGCGACGGGACCAGGTCTTGATGACGTTCTTGGTGCCGGCTTCGTTCTGGGCGTCCACCTTCTTGATCAGGTGGTCGTCGACGAAGGGCCCCTTCTTGAGACTGCGCGGCATCTAAACCCGCTCCTAGCGCTTCTTGTTCGTCTTGCGGCGGCGGACGATGTACTTGTTCGAAGCCTTCTTCGGCGAACGAGTACGACCCTCCTTCTGACCCCACGGGGAGACCGGGTGGCGACCACCGGAGGTCTTGCCCTCACCACCACCGTGCGGGTGGTCAACCGGGTTCATCGCGACACCGCGGACGGTCGGGCGGACGCCCTTCCAGCGCAGACGGCCGGCCTTGCCCCAGTTGATGTTCGACTGCTCGGCGTTGCCGACCTCGCCGATGGTGGCGCGGCAGCGGACGTCGACCAGACGGATCTCGCCGGACGGCATGCGCAGGTGGGCCATCTGGCCCTCCTTCGCGAGCAGCTGCACGGAGGCACCCGCGGAACGGGCGAACTTCGCGCCGCCGCCGGGCCGCAGCTCGATGGCGTGGATGGTCGTACCGACCGGGATGTTGCGCAGCGCCAGGTTGTTGCCGGGCTTGATGTCGGCCCCGGGGCCGTTCTCGACGCGGTCGCCCTGGTTCAGGCCACGCGGCGCGATGATGTAGCGCTTCTCGCCGTCCACGTAGTGGAGCAGCGCGATGCGCGCGGTGCGGTTCGGGTCGTACTCGATGTGAGCGACCTTGGCCGGCACGCCGTCCTTGTCGTGACGACGGAAGTCGATCACGCGGTAGGCGCGCTTGTGGCCACCGCCCTGGTGACGGACGGTCACACGACCGGTGTTGTTACGGCCGCCCTTGCTGTGCAGGGGGCGGACCAGCGACTTCTCCGGCGTGGACCGCGTGATCTCGACGAAGTCGGCGACGCTGGAGCCACGACGGCCCGGAGTCGTCGGCTTGTACTTGCGGATACCCATTTCTCAGTCCTCGTCCGATATTCGGACGACTCGACCTCCGTCAGGAGGTCGGGCCGCCGAAGATGTCGATACGGTCGCCCTCAGCAAGGGTCACGATGGCGCGCTTGGTGTTGGCGCGCTTGCCGAAACCGGTGCGGGTGCGCTTGCGCTTGCCCTGGCGGTTGATCGTGTTGACCCCGGTGACCTTGACCGAGAAGACCGCCTCGACGGCCTGCTTGATCTGGGTCTTGTTGGAACCGGGCGCGACGATGAACGTGTACTTGTTCTCGTCCAGCAGCGCGTAGCTCTTCTCGGAGACAACCGGCTTGACGAGAACGTCGCGCGGGTCCGTGAAGGTCTTGCTGGTGATCGTGGCCTCGGACATCAGGCCTCGCTCCCTTCGGTGTCGTTGGCGGCCTTGGGGCCGGACACGAAGGACTCGAAGGCGGCCTGGGTGAAGACCACGTCGTCGGAGACGAGCACGTCGTACGTGTTCAGCTGGCCCGGCTCCAGGATGTGGACCTGGGGCAGGTTGCGGGCGGACAGCCACGCGGCCTCGTCCGCACGCTCGACGATCAGGAGCACGTTCTTGCGCTCGGAGATCTTGCCCAGCAGGGACTTGGCGGACTTCGTGGACACCGCGCCGTCGACCACGCCGGAGACGACGTGGATGCGGGAGTGGCGGGCCCGGTCGGTGAGGGCACCGCGCAGGGCGGCGGCCTTCATCTTCTTCGGGGTCCGCTGCGAGTAGTCACGCGGCACGGGGCCGTGCACGACGCCACCGCCGGCGAACTGCGGCGCACGGGTCGAACCCTGACGGGCGCGGCCGGTGCCCTTCTGGCGGTAGGGCTTCTTGCCGCCACCACGGACCTCGCCACGCGTCTTGACCTTGTGCGTGCCCTGACGGGCGGCGGCCAGCTGCGCGACGACGACCTGGTGGATCAGCGGGATGCTGACCTTGGCGTCGAAGATCTCGGCCGGGAGCTCGACGGTCCCGGACTTGTCGCCGGCGGGCGACAGAATGTCAATGGTGCTCATAGTCCTCAGGCCCCCTTGGCCGCAGTGCGGACCAGGACCAGGCCGCCGTTCGGACCGGGAACTGCGCCCTTGATGAGGAGCAGACCCTTCTCCGCGTCAACGGCGTGAACGGTCAGGTTCTGGGTGGTGACCCGCTCGTTGCCCATGCGGCCCGCCATGCGGAGGCCCTTGAACACACGGCCCGGGGTGGCGCAGCCACCGATGGAACCGGGAGAGCGGTGCTTGCGCTGGGTACCGTGACCGGCGCCGAGGCCCTTGAAGTTGTGACGCTTCATGACACCGGCGAAGCCCTTGCCCTTGCTCTTGCCCGTGACGTCGACCTTGACGCCGGACTCGAACACCTGGGCGGTGATCTCCTGGCCCAGCGTGTACTCGCTGGCGTCAGGGGTGCGGAGCTCCACCAGGTGGCGGCGGGGGGTCACGTCGGCCTTGGCGAAGTGGCCCTTGAGGGGCTTGTTCACCTTGCGAGGGTCGATCTCGCCGAAGGCGATCTGGACCGACTCGTAGCCGTCGATGTCGTTCGTACGGACCTGGGTGACGACGCAGGGCCCGGCCTTGACAACGGTCACCGGGACGACACGGTTGTTCTCGTCCCAGACCTGGGTCATGCCGAGCTTCTCGCCCAGGACGCCCTTGATCTGCTTTGCCATCTCTTCCGCGCCTCTCAGAGCTTGATCTCGATGTCAACGCCGGCCGGAAGGTCCAGGCGCATCAGCGAGTCAACGGTCTTGGGCGTCGGGTCGAGGATGTCGATCAGGCGCTTGTGCGTGCGCATCTCGAAGTGCTCGCGCGAGTCCTTGTACTTGTGCGGCGACTTGATGACGCAGTACACGTTCTTCTCAGTGGGCAGCGGCACCGGGCCCGCGACCGACGCACCAGTGCGGGTCACCGTCTCGACGATCTTCTTCGCCGAGGAGTCGATGACCTCGTGGTCGTAGGCCTTGAGCCGGATGCGGATCTTCTGTCCCGCCATGGCTACTCAGTAGTCCTTTGTCTAGTGAAACGCTCTGGTGCCCGGCGAGTCCTGCACTCTTCTCCGACCCACGCGGTCGGGCGTGTCGCATTCCCTCTACGAAGATCTCCCGAAGGATTTCCCAACCAAGGGGTTGCGGGCCCGAAGACCGCTGACCGGGGGAAGAGCTCCCGCCGTGCGCCTGGCCGGTACCCCGCTGACGCTTCCCGGAAGATTCCCGTACGTCCGCCGATTCCCGCCTGGGGCGAGGAAGGGCGACGAGTACTGTGGGACTCGCTTCCGGTCCTCCCGGCGGGAGGCGCGCAGCATCGGCACTCAACCGAGCAACCCGGACAGTCTGCCATACGGCCCACGCGCCTGGCCAATCGAGCGGAAGAGATTACCCCGCGGGGGTTGCCTGTCAAACCGCCGCGCGACCCCCGATACCGGAGGCGGTCCGTCCGCCACCGCGCGCCGGGCGTGGGCCGAAGGGGCCGGCGGCCGGCCGGCCCGGGAGCACGGCCGGCCCGTGCCACCCGGCGCGGGCCGGGCGGGCGGGGGCGCCGCGGGGCGGGCGCCAAGCCCGTCAGCCCGGTACCGAGGTCCGGGCGCGGGACGGGAACAGCCGGACGAGACCGGCCGCGAGCACGACCGCCGCGGGCACCGCGAGCACCAGCGCCGGCCGCACCGGGAGGCTCAGCAGCCACGCGCCGAGCACGCCCCCGCCGACCATCGCCAGGATCGACGACAGCCGCCGCAGCTCCACCCCGGCCCCCGAGCCCACCCGGCTGTCGGACGCGAGCGGATGCAGCGCCACGACCAGACCGGTGAGCGCCCGGGTCGCCACCGTGGTGGTCACCCCCGGCAGCGCGACCCGCAGCGCCGTCACGTTCCGCACCCCCATCGCGCAGGCCACCATCGCGATCGCGGCCAGGTGGCGGGCGTCCGCCGGGCCGCCCGTGGTGTCGATGCCCACCCCCCAGATCACCAGGGCCCCCGCCCCCAGCAGCACACCCTCCACCACCAGCGCCGCCTCGAACCAGGGCCGCTCCCGCACGTCGATCGCCGTCTCCACCCGGGACCCGGCGACCGCGCCGAGCGCGAAGCCGGCCAGCGAGACCGCCGAGACGGCGGCGGAGACGCCCGGCGCGCCCCCGAGCGAGAAGCCGAGAAGCAGCAGGCTGCCCGTCTGCACGGCGGCGAACACCGGTCCGAGCGCGAGGAAGGAGACGGCCTCGACCATCCCCGTCGTCACGGTGAGCAGCAGCATCACGGAGGTCAGAAACGCCCCCGGCCTCGGTTTCATACCGGGACGATACGGGCGGCCCCGGCACGCGCGACGGCACTCCCCCGGGGCCTCACCCCACCGGGCGCACCCCCGCCGCACCGGCCCGTCCGGCGGCGTAAATGCCTCGAAGCCCTGCCCGCCGCGCACCTACAGTGACGACGGCATCAACGGTCACGGGGGACGGTCACCATGCGTACGCACTATCCGCGGACCCGGCATCTGCCCTGGTCACCCGGGGCCACACCGGACGATCTGCGCACCGCCGGCCTCGACGGGCTGCGGGGGCGCGAGGTGGTCGTCACCGAGAAGCTCGACGGCGAGAACACCACGCTCTACGCGGACGGGCTGCACGCCCGCTCCCTCGACTCGGCCCACCACCCGTCCCGTACCTGGGTGAAGGCGCTCCAGGGCCGGATCGGTCACACGATCCCCGAGGACTGGCGGATCTGCGGCGAGAACCTCTACGCCCGCCACTCGCTCGCCTACGACGACCTGGACGGGTACTTCTACGGCTTCTCGGTGTGGGACGAACTGGGCTGGTGCCCGGACTGGGACCGCACCGTGCGCTTCCTGCGCGAGCGCGGCATCCCCGTGCCCCGGGTGCTGTGGCGCGGCGTGTTCGACGAACGCGCGCTGCGCGCCCTGCGGCTGGACCTCGGACGCCAGGAGGGCTACGTCGTCCGCACGGCCGACGGCTTCATGGCGGAGGAGTTCGGCGAGCGGGTCGCCAAGTGGGTGCGCCCGGGACATGTGACGACCTCCGCCCACTGGATGCACACGGCCGTCGTGCCCAACGGACTCGGCCCCGGCGCGCCCCTGTGGGCGGTCCGCTCGGGCGCCCCCGGGCCCCGGCGGCCCGGACCGGGAGCCGGAGCAGGGCGGCGACCCCGCGTGGACGTACGCCAGGCCGGACCGGGAGCCGGAGGCGGACGGCGGCCCGGCCGGCACGTGCGCGAGGCCGGACCGGGAGGCGGCCGCCCGGCTGGAGACCGGCGGGGCACTCGGGGACGCCCGGCTGGAGGCCGTGCTCGCCGTGCTCCTGCACCGGGAGCGGCGGGCGCGACTCGCCGCCGGGCTCGCCGGCCGCCTCGGGCTGCCGCAGGCACGGCGGATCGCGGACCTCGTCGGGCTGCACCCGGCGCTCCACCGCCCCCACCCCGACGCCGACCGCCGCTCCGGCCTGCTGCGCCTGTCGCGCGCCGCCGACCTGACGGCCCTGCACGCGGTGGCCCGGGCCACCGCCGAAGGCCCCGAGGCACGCGAACAGGTGGAGTGGTCCGCGCTGCACGCCGAGGAGATCGGCCCGCCGGCCGCCTTCGGCACGGCGTTCGCTGACCTGGACACCGAGACCGCCGCCCGCTGCCGCGCCGAGGCGCACACCGCGTACGCCGACGGACGGATCACCGGCCCCGACGAGGCCGTCGCCGCGACCTGGCGCTGGCGCTCCGGCGACTTCCCCCGGCTGATCCGCACCGTGGGCCCCTCGGGCAGCGGCAAGAGCACCTTCGCCCGCGCCCTCCCGGGCGTCGACACCCGTATCGCCCTGGACGACCTGCGCGCTGCCCGCGGCTCCCGAGCCGACCAGCGCGCCAACGGCGAGGTCCTCCGCGACGCGCTCGCCCGGCTGGACGCCGCGCTCACCGGCCGCGCCACGGTGGTCTGGGACGCCACCTCGCTGGGCCGGCAGCAGCGCTCCCTCGTCGACGCCGTCGCCCGCCGCAGGGACGCGCTGATCACCGACGCGGTCGTCCTCGTCGACGAGGACGAACTGGCGCGGCGCAACGCGCGCCGCGCCCACCCCGTGCCGCCCGCGGTGCTCGCCTCCCAGCTGCGCCGCTTCGGCCCGCCCTACCCGGGCGAGGCGCACCGCACCTGGTACATCGGGGCGAGTGGGACGATCGAGGAGGAGGCGTAGCCATGCGCACCAGCGAGGAGATCTACCACCGGGTCCGCTGGGACGCCCGCTTCGACCCGGCCCGCTTCACCATCGGGGTGATGCAGCGGGGCGCGGCCCCCAAGCGGGTCCCGCTGCCGGCGTTCGTGCCCGGCGGCGAGATCCCCTGGCACCGGGTGCTCTTCTTCGAGGCGGACGGCGAGACGGTATGGGACCGGGCCACCGGCAGCGACCGCATCGACGCCACCGACGCGGGCCGGGTGCGCGAGGCCCGCACGCTGCGCGCCCCCTTCTTCGCCGCCCGCACCCCGTACGTCTTCGACGGCGGGGACTGGGTCCCGGCCCGCGCGCCGCGGGGCGCGGTGCCGCACCCGGCCCGGGTGCGGGTGCTGACCTGGAACACGCTCTGGGACCGCTACGACGCCGACCGCATCGACACCGCCCGGCGCAGGCCGCTGCTGATCGCGGCGCTGCGGGCGGCGGACGCGGACGTGATCGCGCTCCAGGAGGTCGAACCGCGGCTGCTCGCCATGCTCCTCGGCGCGCCGTGGGTGCGCGGGGCGTACACGCTGGGCACCGACCCCGCCGCGCGGGACGTCGACGACTGCGGGCTGCTGCTGCTCAGCCGGCTGCCCGTCCGGGAGGCCGCCTTCCACCGGCTCGGCCCGCACAAGGCGGTGACCGCGCTGGTCGTGGAGACCGGCGGCGAGCCGCTCACCGTCGCGGCGACCCATCTGAGCAGCGACCACTCCGCCGACGGCGCAGCACGCCGTGAGGCCGAACTGGCCCGGCTGGCCGAGGGGTTGGCCCCTCTCGACGGCGACGTCGCCCTGCTGGGCGACTTCAACGACGGCACGGACGGGCCGCAGACGGCGCTCGGTATGCGGGACGCCTGGAGCGAGGCCCACGGCGCCGGCGACACGACCCCGACCTTCGACCCGGCCGCCAACCCGCTCGCCGCGGTCTCCTCGCTGACCGGCCGCGCCTCCCGGCTCGACCGGGTGCTGCTGCGCGGCGAGCGGCCGCGGGTGCGGGAGGCCGCGCTCCTCGGCACCGAACCCGCCCCGGACGGCCCGTACATCTCCGACCACTACGGCGTCCTCTCCGAACTGGACCTCGCCCGGGCGGAGTCGGGTCCGGCGGCGGGGCCGGGCGGGGAGGCGCTCGGGGTCCTCGGCGTACGGCCCACCGTCCGGACGGCGCTGGCCTGGATCCCGCCGCGGGAGACCTGGGCGGCGCTCCAGGAGATCCGCCGGGAGAACGACCCGCAGATCCACCGCTGGCCGCCGCACGTCAATCTGCTCTTCGGCTTCGTGCCCGAGTCGTCCTTCGACGCGGCCCTGCCGCTGATCTCCGCCGCGGTGACCGGTCTGGAGCCGTTCCCGGCGCGGCTGGCGGGGGTGAACTGGTTCGGCCACCGGGAGGGCGCGACGGTGTGGCTGGACCCGGCGGGCGCGGGCGAGGAGCCGTGGGCGGACCTGCACCGGCGGCTGCTGGACCGCTTCCCGGGCTGCCGTGGCCGGCACCCCGGCTTCACCCCGCATCTGAGCCTCGGCCGCACCACCGACCCCCACGCCCTGACCGCCGCCTGCGAGGCCCGCCTCGCCCCGGCCGACACCACCGTCGGCGAGATCGCCCTCCTCTCCCGCCGCGGCGACGAGCCGATGCGCGTCCGCGCGACGGTCGCCCTGGGCACGGGCGAGGTGCGCCGGGCGGAGGAGCCGCCGGACGGGGCGGAGGCGGCCGACGGGGCGGAGGCGGCCGACCGGCCGCCACGCACCACCGACGGACCGGCCGGCGCACCCGGCGGCGAACCCGGCGGGGCGCAGGGCGGGGCCGCCGGCGCGGGGGCCGCCCGCGCGGAGGGGCGGGCCCCTGACGCGGGGGCCGCCCGCGCCGAGTACCAGGCCCGCAACGCGGCTGCCGCCCGCGAGGAGAGGCTGCCCCGCAGCACGGAGGCTGCCCGCGAGGAGTGGCAGGCCCGCGACGCGAGAGCCACCCGCGCGGAGGAGGGGGCGGCCCCAGACACGAGAGCCGCCCGCGCCGAGCACCAGGCCCCCGACGCGCAAGCCGCCCACGCCGAGCACCAAGCCCCCGACGCGCAAGCCGCCCACGCCGAGCACCAAGCCCCCGACGCGCAAGCCGCCCACGCCGAGCACCAAGCCCCCGACGCGCAAGCCGCCCACGCCAAGGACCAAGCCCCCGACGCGGGGGCCGCCCGCGCCGAGGACGGGCAGGTTCGTCGCGTCGTGGCCGGGATCGAAGGGGCACTGCCCGGTGGGGCCGTGCATGTCGTCGGCTCCCGGCGGACGGGGTGCGCGCTGCCCGGGGCGGACCTGGACCTCGTGGTGGCCCTGCCGGGCGGCGCGACGACCGCGGACGTACGGGCGGCGCTCGGGGCCGCCCTCCCCGACGCGACCGGCATCCGCGACGTGACCGGCGCCCGGGTGCCGGGCGTCCGGCTGACCGCCGGCGGGCTGGCGGTGGACCTGGCCGTGGTGGCCACCGGCTCGGCCGACCCGGCCGAGGCCGTCGCCCTCCGTACCGAGCTGGGCGAGGCCCCGGCCGTGGCGCTCAGCGCGGTCAGCGACGCGGACGCCGTGACCGCCGCCGTCGCCGGACGCCGGGCGGCGTTCGCCGCGCTCGCCCGCGAGGTGAAGGCGTGGGCACGGGCCCGCGGCCTGGACTGCGCCCCCTTCGGCGGGCTGCCGGGCATCGCCTGGGCCGTGCTGGCCGCCCGCACCGTGCGCGACACGGACCCCACCGGCACCGACGCCCCGGCCCTGCTGAGCGGCTTCTTCGCCACCTGGGCCGCCTGGGACTGGCGCACACCGGTGGCTCTGACGCCCTCGCCCGAGGACCCCGCCCCCGGCCCCGGCGCCGCGCCCGTCACCGTCCTGACGCCCTCGGCACCCGTGCGCTCCTGCACCGAGCAGGTCACCCCGGGCATGCGCGACCTGCTGACGCAGGAGCTGTACCGCGCCTGGGAGCTGACGGACCCGGGCGGCGCCCCCGCCCGCGAGGAGCTGCACGCCCCGCCGCCGCTGCACCGCAGACACGCGGCCTGGGCGGTGGTGACCGTCGCCCCGGGCGCCGACGCGGGCCGGCTCCGCGGCCGGATGCGGGCCGTCGTCGCCGACCTCGCCGATGCCGCGCCCGCGGCCCACGCCTGGCCCCGCCCGTACTCGGTCTCCCCTGCCCGCTACGCCATCGGCCTCGGCCAGTACCCGCCCGGTGCCGCCCGGCTCGCGGAGATCGCGACGGCACGCCTGCGCGGGCTGGACGGGGTCACCCTGGACCTCGTCGGCGGCGGCGAGGTCCCGAGCCTGCGCTGACCCGCGCCCGGCCTCACCGCCCGGCGTCGGGCGGCGGCCCCTGCTCCCCGGCGACGCCGCCACCCCGCGGACACCACCTCCCCCGCCGACGGCCAGATCCCGGCCCCGCACCGGCCTACCCCGGCTCACCGCCCGGCGCCGGGCGGCCCCTGCCCCGGCAACGCAGCCACCACCCGAGCGGACACGGGCTGCCCGTCAGCGGGGATGTCCCCGACGCGGACGATCGCGGCCCTTGGTTCCTGGCGGGGCCGGCGCCCCCTGCGGACCCCGCCTGCCCGGCTGCGGGCGACGCCACCCCGCGGACACCACCTCCCCCCCGACGGCGAGATCCCGAGCCCGCAGCGACCTACGCCGGCTCACGGCCCGGCGCCCGCCGGCGGCCCCTGCCCACCGGCAGCCACGCCCCCGGGCGCGGACGGCGTGGCGTCGACGTCCCCAGTCAACACCGGAACGCCGCCCACGGCGGCCACCCCGCCCGCCGCCGCGGCGCACCGCCGGGCCAGCTCCCCGAACGCCTCCCCGAGGTCGGGCGGACCGACGACCTCGATGCCGCAGTCGAACCGGGCGATCGTCGCGGCGAGCGCCGCCCAGGACCACGAGCCCATGACCAGCCGGCAGCGGTCCGGGCCGAGCTCCTCGACGAGGGCGTCGTGGGCCCAGGGGGCCACGGCCGAGGCCGGCAGGGCGAGGACGACCTCCCCGCGGCAGGGCCAGTCCCCGGAGCCGGCGGCACCCCGGAACCGGTCGTTCACGAAGGCCGCCACATCGCCGCCGGGCAGCTCGCGCGGGGTGAAGCGCGGCCCCGTCGGCGTACGCGGGGTGATCCGGTCGGCGCGGAAGGTGCGCCAGTCCTCCCGGTCGAGGTCCCAGGCGACGAGGTACCAGCGCCCGCCCCGGGTGACCAGGTGGTGGGGCTGCGTCCGGCGCCGGACGGCGGTCGCGGCCCCGTCACCGGAGGCGTGGTCGAAGCGCAGCTCCTCGCGAGCGTGGACGGCGGCGGCGAGCGTCATGAGCACCCCGGCGTCGACCCGGGCGGCGGGTTCCGGGGACCGTTCCACGGCCGTCACCCGGAGGGTGTCGATCCGGTGCCGCAGCCGCGCGGGCATCACCTGCCGCACGGTGGTCAGCGCGCGGGCCGCGGACTCCTCGATGCCGGCACCGGCGGTGGTCGCGATGCGCAGCGCGACGGCGAGCGCGACGGCCTGGTCGTCGTCGAAGAGCAGCGGCGGCAGCTCGGCCCCCGCGTCCAGCCGGTACCCGCCGTCCGGTCCCTTGAACGCGACGACGGGATAGCCGAGTTCGCGCAGCCGGTCCACGTCTCGGCGCACGGTGCGGGGGCTGACGTCGAGGCGCTCGGCGAGCAGCGCCCCCGGCCAGTCACGGCGGGCCTGGAGCAGCGAGAGCAGGGACAGCAGGCGCGCTGACGTCTTCGGCATGCCTCCATCGTGCCGCGAGAAGAGGACACTTCCTGACCGCCACCCCTGCGACGGTGGTCCCCGTACGCCACCGGGCACGACGTGAGGACCGACCGCCATGACCACCACCGCACCCCACTCCCCCGCCGCGGCCGAGCGGGCCGAACTGCTCGCCGCCCTCGCCACCGCGCGCGCGGCCCTGACCGGCACCGTGCGCGGGCTCGACGACGCGCGGGCGGCGGCGCGGCCCACGGTCAGCGCCCTCTGCCTCGGCGGGCTCGTCAAGCACGTCGCCGCCATGGAGGAGAGCTGGATGCGCTTCGTGACGGACGGGCCCTCGGCCATGGCCCACGAGCTGCCCGAGGGCGTCACCTGGGCCGATCTCGCCGCGGGCACCGCGCGTGAGGTTCCCCGGTGGGCGAGGGACCACGCGGACGGTTTCCGGATGCTGCCCGGCGAGACCCTGGCGGGGATCCTCGCCGGCTACGAGCGGGTCGCCGCCCGGAGCGAGGAGATCGTCGCCGGCGTGCCCGACCTGTCGGCGGCGCACCCGCTGCCCGAGGCCCCCTGGCACGAGCCGGGCGCGGTGCGCAGCGTGCGCGGGGTGCTGGCACATCTCATCGCCGAGACCGCGCAGCACGCGGGGCACGCGGACATCCTGCGCGAGACACTCGACGGGCGGACGTCCGGCTGACCGCGCCATCCCCACCGAAGGGAACCTCATCGTGACGACGCACACCCCGCGGCGCCCCGCGGCCCCCGCGGGGATCGAACGGACCGCTCCCGGCGCTCGCCACCCGCGGGCCGGGGCGGACGGCGGGCCGGCCCGATGACCGTGCTCTCCGCCCGGGCGCTGAACCGCGCCGCGCTCGCCCGCCAGTTGCTGCTCGACCGCTCGGCCCTGACCGCCCCGGAGGCCGTCCGGCACCTGTGCGGCCTCCAGGCGCAGGAGCCGCAGGAGCCGTTCACCGGGCTCTGGTCCCGGCTGCGCGACTTCGCCCCGGCGGACCTCTCCGGCCTGCTGACCGGCCGGCAGGCGGTACGCGTCCATCTGATGCGCCGCACCATGCACCTGGTCGCCGCCGACGACGCCCTCGGCTGGCGTGCCCGCCACGACGCCATGCTGCGCCAGCGGGTCCTCGCCACCTACCGGCGCGAGCTCGACGGGGTCGACCTCGCCGAACTCGCCGCCGCCGGCCGGGCGGTGATGGCCGACGGCGAGCCCCGCACCATGGGCGAAGTCGCCCGGGCCGTCGTGGGCCGCTGGCCCGGGGCAGGTCCGCGCCCGCTGGGCGAGCTGCTGGTGGCGGCGCTGCTGCCCACCGTCCAGCTGCCCCCGCGCGGGCTGTGGCGCACCACGGGCGGAGCGCGCTACCTGCTCCTCGCCTCCTGGCTGGGCCGCGAGCCGGAC
This window contains:
- a CDS encoding winged helix DNA-binding domain-containing protein, with translation MTVLSARALNRAALARQLLLDRSALTAPEAVRHLCGLQAQEPQEPFTGLWSRLRDFAPADLSGLLTGRQAVRVHLMRRTMHLVAADDALGWRARHDAMLRQRVLATYRRELDGVDLAELAAAGRAVMADGEPRTMGEVARAVVGRWPGAGPRPLGELLVAALLPTVQLPPRGLWRTTGGARYLLLASWLGREPDPPAPDGTDPVGEELVLRYLAAYGPAATADLRAWSGLAGLPGAVAALRPRLASFRDEAGRLLLDLPDAPRPDPDTPAPVRFLPAFDNAVLGYQDRSRIIDDEHRLLSVAGERVVLVDGRVAATWTAGEGTVTVSPLGRLARADRDAVESEGTALASFLSDGAGDRVRFAPSP